The Croceicoccus marinus genome contains a region encoding:
- a CDS encoding DUF885 domain-containing protein, whose protein sequence is MHRLILPLAVLLTPALPALPALAQTPAGTGAEARSGSESGADARLRVLYEEDHAWVTADRRRILTADGRSEAGPRLPSAMPEAEARRADHARDMLARLDAIPAAQLSEGEAINAAVFRAVLEERIGEADYRGFEMPFNSDSNFWTYLDARSPYADVADYENYIARMRDVPRYFAEHVANARAGLQRGFSVPRVSLEGRDASIEPYTRAEGNPFLNAFDRMPASIPAAEQARLRAEAEAAVTGSIVPAYRDLLAFMRTEYLPGTRTSLAASDLPDGKAFYARQIRQYTTLDLTAQEIHQIGLSEVARIEGEMRAIMQEVGFTGSIAEFNEALRSDPQFIARTPDELMGVSAYVAKRVDGRIGDYFGFLPRHRFAIRPVAPALAPYYTAGRGGLDACQMNTHDLPSRPLYNIPALTLHECSPGHSFQAGVALEQAAMPAFRRETYFSGFGEGWGLYTEYLGEEMGIYRTPYERFGRLSYEMWRAARLVIDTGIHAYGWDREQAIDYLASRTALSRHEVGTEVDRYISWPGQALAYKLGELTMRRVRARAEEALGPRFDIRKFHDVVLSLGSVPLPVLEQRIEAFIADGGQGLPGVAYD, encoded by the coding sequence ATGCACCGACTGATCCTGCCGCTCGCCGTCCTGCTGACCCCGGCCCTCCCCGCCCTGCCCGCACTTGCCCAGACGCCCGCCGGAACCGGCGCGGAGGCGCGGAGCGGGTCCGAATCCGGCGCGGATGCCCGCCTTCGGGTGCTTTACGAGGAGGATCATGCCTGGGTCACCGCCGACCGCCGGCGGATCCTGACCGCCGATGGCCGCAGCGAGGCGGGACCGCGCCTGCCCTCTGCCATGCCGGAGGCCGAGGCGCGCCGCGCCGACCATGCGCGCGACATGCTGGCGCGGCTGGATGCGATTCCCGCCGCGCAGCTGTCGGAAGGCGAAGCGATCAATGCCGCGGTTTTCCGCGCCGTGCTGGAAGAGCGGATCGGCGAGGCGGATTATCGCGGTTTTGAAATGCCGTTCAATTCGGACAGCAATTTCTGGACCTATCTGGATGCGCGCTCGCCCTATGCCGATGTCGCGGATTACGAGAACTATATCGCCCGCATGCGCGATGTGCCGCGCTATTTCGCGGAGCATGTCGCCAATGCGCGCGCGGGGCTGCAGCGCGGCTTCAGCGTGCCGCGCGTGTCGCTGGAAGGGCGCGACGCATCGATCGAGCCCTATACGAGGGCCGAGGGCAATCCGTTCCTGAACGCGTTCGACCGGATGCCCGCCAGCATCCCCGCCGCCGAGCAGGCGCGCCTGCGGGCCGAGGCAGAGGCGGCGGTGACGGGCAGCATCGTGCCTGCCTATCGCGACCTGCTGGCTTTCATGCGGACGGAATACCTGCCCGGCACGCGTACCAGCCTGGCGGCCAGCGACCTGCCCGATGGCAAGGCGTTCTATGCCCGGCAGATCCGCCAGTACACCACGCTGGACCTGACCGCGCAGGAAATCCACCAGATCGGCCTGTCCGAGGTCGCGCGGATCGAGGGCGAGATGCGCGCCATCATGCAGGAGGTCGGCTTCACCGGCAGCATCGCCGAATTCAACGAGGCGCTGCGCAGCGATCCGCAGTTCATCGCCCGCACGCCCGACGAGCTGATGGGCGTCTCGGCCTATGTGGCGAAGCGGGTCGACGGGCGGATCGGGGATTATTTCGGCTTCCTGCCGCGCCACCGCTTTGCGATCCGGCCGGTCGCTCCTGCGCTGGCGCCGTATTACACCGCGGGGCGCGGCGGGCTGGATGCGTGCCAGATGAACACGCACGACCTGCCCTCTCGCCCCTTGTACAACATTCCCGCGCTGACCTTGCACGAATGCAGCCCGGGGCACAGTTTCCAAGCGGGCGTCGCGCTGGAGCAGGCCGCGATGCCCGCCTTTCGGCGCGAGACCTATTTCAGCGGGTTCGGCGAAGGCTGGGGCCTCTACACCGAATATCTGGGCGAGGAGATGGGGATCTATCGCACGCCCTATGAGCGGTTCGGGCGGCTGAGCTACGAGATGTGGCGCGCGGCGCGGCTGGTGATCGATACCGGCATCCACGCCTATGGCTGGGACCGCGAGCAGGCGATCGACTACCTCGCCTCGCGCACCGCGCTGTCGCGGCACGAGGTGGGGACCGAGGTGGACCGCTATATCAGCTGGCCGGGACAGGCGCTGGCCTACAAGCTGGGCGAGCTGACCATGCGGCGCGTGCGGGCCAGGGCGGAGGAGGCGCTGGGTCCGCGCTTCGACATTCGCAAGTTCCACGATGTGGTGCTGTCGCTGGGATCGGTGCCGCTGCCGGTGCTGGAGCAGCGGATCGAGGCGTTCATCGCGGATGGCGGACAGGGGCTGCCGGGCGTAGCATACGACTAG